Part of the Gemmatimonadales bacterium genome, CCACGAACGCGAGATATGATCCGGGCTCGGGATGAAAGGTATAGAGGTCGCGCGGGATGCCGTGGTACACCGTTCCCTGCCAATTGAGCCACGGGAGTGGCGTCCGCTGGGCGTTGGAGATCGACACCACGGGTACCGTGGGAAATTCCCGGTACAGCGTCACCAAGTCGGGGATATCGAGCCGTCCGTGCAATGTGGTGAGCGCCGCTGCGTTGAGGCGGCGGGAAATCGGGTAGTGGAGATAATCAATGTGGTAATGTATCAGATCGAACTCGGACGCCATCCGTGCGATCTTCTCGAGCATCACCACGTGATGCGCCAGTTGATCCTCGCAGGTGGGATCGAGCCGCAATGAGCGATCGGAGCAGGGGATCAGTCGCGCACTGGTCACCGAATCGCCGCTGGCGAAGAGCGTCACATCGTGTCCCTGCGCCACGAGTTCTTCGGTGATGTTCGACACGACGCGTTCGGTTCCGCCATACGCCTGTGGCGGAACGCTCTCATAGAGCGGAGACACCTGGGCGATACGCATGATGGTGCCGCGGTCTCCTTTCGCGTGGTACGAATGATGTCGCAGACCCGCTAGCGGAGACGAATGAAGCGCGCCCCGTCTCACGAATCGCCGCGGCGCCGCGCTATCATTCCCCGGTGCAGACCCCTGACGGCGCCACCATGATCGCCCGATTCCGCGCCGCCCGCGCCGACGAGCGATGGGCGGTGCTCGAAGGGCTTCACGCCATCAAGCACGCCATCCGGTTCGGGGCAGCGATCGATCTGGTCATTGCCCACGACACCGGCGCGGTCGGCCGGCTTGCCGAGCAGCTTGCGCCGGATACAGCAACGCGGCTGACCGACATGATGCGCGCGGTCGATCGAGCGACCTTCGACCAATTGTCGCCGACGCCACCCGAAACCGGTGTCATCGCGATCGCCGCGCGGCCTGCGCACTCCGAGGCCGCGCTCCCCCGGTCGGGTCCGATCGTGCTCCTGGAGTCACCGGCCCATCACGGCAACATCGGCGCGGCGATTCGTGTCGCCGCCGCCGCGGGCGCAGCGGCGCTTGTCACCACCGGGACGATCGATCCGTGGAATCCCGGCGTGCTGCGCGGATCGGCGGGGTTGCACTTTGCGCTGCCGGTATGGCGCGCGGAGACAATCTCCTTCCCGGGCCGGACGATGATCGCCCTTGATCCCGATGGCGAGGCGCTCGCGCCGTCGTCGATTCCCGACCACGCCGTGGTCGCGTTCGGATCGGAACGCACCGGGCTGTCGCGCGAACTGCTCGCGCGCGCTGATCTGCGGATGCGGATCCCGATGGAGCCCGGCGTCTCGAGTCTCAACCTCGCCACCGCGGTGGCTGTGGTGCTCTACGCGCGGAAGCTGGCGTGACGACCGCGCGGCGCGAATCACCGAGGGCGTTCACCGCGCTCGCCCTCTCGGGCGTGGTGTGGGGGACGTCCTTCGTGCTCGGCAAGGTGGCGCTGCAGCAGTTGAGCGTCCCCCACATGATCCTCTACCGATTCCTCTTCGCATCGATCGCATTTGTGCCGCTGCTGGTGCGTCGCTGGCCCAGGCTCAATCGAAACGAATGGTGGATGGTAGCCGTCGCCGGAGTGATCGGCGTGCCGGTGCAGTTTCTCCTCCAGTTCGAAGGGCTGGCGCGGACGACGGCCTCGCACGCGGCACTGATGATCGGCACGGCGCCGGTCCTGGTCGCCACCGCAGCGTTCCTGTTCCTGCGCGAGCGGCTGCACCACCATGTCTGGCTGGCACTGGTGGTCTCCACGGCCGGTGTCGGGTTGATCGTGATGCGAACCGGGGGCGGTAGCGGTCCATCGCAGCCGACACTTGCCGGCGATCTCCTGGTGCTGTCGTCGATGTTTGCCGCGGTGGTCTGGATCCTTGCAAGCAAGCAGCTCATGGATCGTCATCATCCGGCGGTCGTGAGCGGATTGATCGCGATCGCCGGAACGGTGGCGCTCACCATCTGGGTGTTGATCCGCGACGGCCTCCCGCCAACTCACCTGTCTTCCGCAACGTGGCTCGCCACCGTAACGCTCGGCATCGTGGCGACGACGTTCGCGACCGTGCTGTGGAATTGGGGTCTGGCACACACGGACGCGGGAAAGGCCGGCGCCTTCATCAACCTCGAGCCGGTCGTCGGTGCGATTCTCGGCGTCTGGCTGCTGCACGACTCACTGGGATCAATGGCGCTGGTCGGTGGCGTGATGATCGTCGCCGGAGCGCTCGCCGCCAGTTTCTAGCAGCGACCAGCGCATGGCTCCGGCGTCAGGCTGCGCCGGGTGGCTCGTCGGGCTCATCTCCCGCCGGGGGTGGCGTGCGCCGGGTCCGCTTCGCTTCGTGATCACGCCATTTCTTCTTTTCCGCTTCGATCGCCTCGGCGCGATCGGCGCCGAGCGAGGAATCATTGAGTGCACCGGGATCGGAGGGATCGATACCGCTCGGGAGGCCACCTTCTGGATCCGACATGAGACACTCCGTGCAGGGGTTACCCCGGATGACGGCGCTCGCGATGTCGCGGCGCACACGCGGCCGAGTCGGTTCTCAGTATCGTTGTCGCGGCCGGTGACGTCCTGCACGGTATATTGCCGACCCCGTTCCCGGATGGGGCGTGCCGACTTCGACCTCAACCAGGAAGCCCCGATGAAACTCGCGTCACGCGCGCTGGTCACCGCCACGATCGTCGGAACAGTGCTCCAGCTGGCGATGGTCACGCTGGGACACCGAGACCTCGCCATCGCGGGGCTCTTCGCACCACTCGGCATCGGACTCTCGTTCGTGGCCGGCGTGCTCTACGCCGTGCTCTCGACCGAAGTGATCCTGCGCGACAACGTGGTGGGTGGGTTGATCGCCGGCGCGGTCTGCGCGTTCATCGGGATCGCGGTGTCGTGCGTGCTGCACGACGTGACGCCGGTGGTGCTGCTTTACGGAACGCTCACCTCGGCAGTCGGTGGCGCGATTGGCGGAGCCGTTGGCCGGCTCTTCTCCAGCGGCCGGGTATAGCGGGTTACTGGTCCGGCGCCGGCGGCGCTCCCGGCGCGTAGCTGCCGTCGCGTGGATGATCGGGCATCGATGTCCAGTTGATCCGCCGCGCGCGACCCGGGCCGAGCGATCGGACCATCACGGCACCGCCCTCGAACCACGCAACCGAATCGCCGCCCCAGCGCATCGCATCGGTGCCACCGGGAGCGAGAAGCGCCGTGTCGCCGCGAGGGCCGATGACGCAGAGCCCGGCGGTTGCGCAGTCCACAACCCGGGTAAATCTCGGCTGGCCGAGCCACAGGGCGAGCGCGGTGTCGGCGCGGGCAGAATCGGACGCCACCACCCGGGTGGCTGGATCGTCTGATGGAGGCGCCGGCGCACGCCACGTTCCATGATCGGTGCTGATGTAGAGGACCGAGTCGCCACTCCACGCCACATCCTGAGGAACGCCCGCTGCCGCGGGAAGCTTGATCGTCGCCTCGCCGCCGCTCAGGAGGTTCATCGCGATCACGTCGCGAGGCGTGCCGGGGAGTGTATCCGGCATCCGGATGAACGCCACCACCGATCCGCTCGACGAGAGTTGCGGATGGCGTTCGACCAGAGCGGTGAAGGTCACCTGCGCGACCTCACCACCGCCGGCGGGCGCAGCGAAGAGGTCGGTGTGGTGATCGATCCCTTCGCCGACAAACACCACGAACGGGTCCTGGCCCACGTTGATCCGATGCGCCAGCGGCGAGAAGGAGCAACCCGCCACGAGGAGTGCCATCGCGGCGGCGAGCAGTCCCCGGTCGCTCCGCCCCACGCGACGCCGTGGCACGACCTTCACTTGTGATCGAGCTGTTTCGCGAAAAACGCATCGATATTCTTGAGCGCCCGATCGTATTCCGCGGTTCCGTATCCGGTCCGGCCCGGCTTGAGGAAGCCATGTCCCGTGCCGTCGTAACTGTCGGCCACGAATCGACCGTCAAGGATCCGCTTCTCGACGGGGACCATTCCGGTCACCGAACGGCCGTCGCGTTCCCCGAAGACGCCGAGCACCGGCGCCTTGATCCGGCGCAGCAGGGTGGAATCGTTGAGCGGACCGTAACAGACCACCGCAGCTTTGAGCTTCGGGTTCGAGGCGGCGTACTTCCAGACGTTACCGCCGCCCCAGCAGAAGCCGATCACGCCGGTATTGCCTCGCTGCGCGGAAGGGAGCGAGTTGACGTACTTGTACGTCGCATCGAGGTCGGCGATGACGCCGGAATCGGTCAGCGTCGCGACGAGCTTGCGGCCGCTGTCGGTGGTCGGCGGCGACATGCCGTACCGCGAAGAGAGGAGATCGGGGACGATGGCGATGTAGCCGTTGCCGGCGAAACGATCGCCCATCGTCGGTTCCCAGTCGGTGAGACCGAAGATCTCGTGAATGACGATCACGGCCGGCGCCTTTCCCGCTCGTTCCGGGTAGGCGACATAGGCGCGGACGCTGTCGCCCTTGGCGTTGGCGTACTTCACCCACTCGCCGTGGGTCTTGACGGCGTCGACGCGATAGTACGGATGGTGCTGCCCGAATCGAATGCCGGCGGCGATGGCGGCGATGAACGCAATGCCCGTGACGACGGGTGTGACGACACTGCCTCGAATGGATCGCATGAGACGCTCCGGATCAGAAGACCGGGAATCTACTCCGGTCCCCGTCTCTGATCGGGGTCTTCAATCGCGGTAGCGGTTCCGGCCGGCGCGCTTCGCCTTGTAGAGATTTTCGTCGGCGAGCTTCATCAGCGATTCGTCGTCGGCGGCGCGATCGTCGGGGAAGGTGGCGAGGCCGGCGCTGACGGTCACGGTCATCGGAAGCGCGGCTTCGCCGAAGTTGTGCTGCTGCACGCGGCGCAGGATGCGATCGGTGAACAGACGCGCCCCGGTCCCGCCGGTTTCGGGAAGGACGACGATGAACTCCTCGCCGCCATACCGGGCGAGGAAATCCATGGTGCGCAACTCCCGCCGGAGCAGGTAGGCGATCTGCTTGAGAACGCGGTCGCCGGCCTGGTGACCGAAGGTGTCGTTGACGCGCTTGAAATCATCGACGTCGAGGAGCACGACGGTGAGTACCTGATCGTAGCGCCGGGCGCGATCAAGTTCCTCGCGAAGCCGGCGATCGAGGACCCGGCGATTGGCGCACCCGGTGAGCGGATCGGTGTCGGCGAGTTCGCGCAGTTGGCCGCCGCTGTCGCTGCCATGTTCGAGATCATACGACTTTTCCAGCGCGGTAACCGCGGCCTCGATCACCTGCTCGGCGAAGCCGAGATCGAGCCGGTTGAGCGGTGGATCGTCGGCCGTGGTACGGAGGAAGAAGACGCCGCTGCGCCGCCCCGAGAGTGAAAACGGCAGCGCAATCACCGATTTCGTCCGGCCATTTCCCGATTGCTGGTTGCCCCAGGTCGTGAGGACGTCCTGATAGAGCGGGTCGGCGTCGACGTCGGTGACCATCACGGTCTGCCCGGTTTCGAGCGCGCGGAGGATCTCGGGATACTTGTTGAGGTCGACGCGCAGATCCCGGAGATTGGGATTCTCGAACGCCGCAACGACGGTCCCTTCGCGATCGCCGGTGGCGGCGAGCACCACCGAGCAACGGGCGATTCTGAGGCCGGCGGCCACGCGGCGCACGAGGATCTGGTAGATCTCCTCGGAATTGAGCGACGCGGTGATCTCCTTGAGGATCGAGACCAGTTCGCTGCGCGACCGCGCCTC contains:
- a CDS encoding glycosyltransferase family 4 protein encodes the protein MRIAQVSPLYESVPPQAYGGTERVVSNITEELVAQGHDVTLFASGDSVTSARLIPCSDRSLRLDPTCEDQLAHHVVMLEKIARMASEFDLIHYHIDYLHYPISRRLNAAALTTLHGRLDIPDLVTLYREFPTVPVVSISNAQRTPLPWLNWQGTVYHGIPRDLYTFHPEPGSYLAFVGRVSPEKGVDRAIAIAQQTGIPLRIAAKIDRADAEYFTREIEPLLGGPLIELIGEIDDRAKNDFLGNALATVFPVDWPEPFGLVMIESMACGTPVIAFRRGSVSEVMTDGVTGFVVDNVDQAVAALGRIGEVDRAGCRQTFDQRFTADRMARDYLALYARLARGPERHAA
- a CDS encoding EamA family transporter; protein product: MTTARRESPRAFTALALSGVVWGTSFVLGKVALQQLSVPHMILYRFLFASIAFVPLLVRRWPRLNRNEWWMVAVAGVIGVPVQFLLQFEGLARTTASHAALMIGTAPVLVATAAFLFLRERLHHHVWLALVVSTAGVGLIVMRTGGGSGPSQPTLAGDLLVLSSMFAAVVWILASKQLMDRHHPAVVSGLIAIAGTVALTIWVLIRDGLPPTHLSSATWLATVTLGIVATTFATVLWNWGLAHTDAGKAGAFINLEPVVGAILGVWLLHDSLGSMALVGGVMIVAGALAASF
- a CDS encoding diguanylate cyclase; the protein is VSGAHRPMSNPRLLLATEDTALARTLSWVLKENGYDVVTALGGPQLAERLEQETYDLLVVDLANPDAGTNERLGRLRDDSLHKDIPVFVIVDADFDLAQLEPFGLSSSDAIQRPYQVRELLARIKAHLRVGRELNRARAEARSRSELVSILKEITASLNSEEIYQILVRRVAAGLRIARCSVVLAATGDREGTVVAAFENPNLRDLRVDLNKYPEILRALETGQTVMVTDVDADPLYQDVLTTWGNQQSGNGRTKSVIALPFSLSGRRSGVFFLRTTADDPPLNRLDLGFAEQVIEAAVTALEKSYDLEHGSDSGGQLRELADTDPLTGCANRRVLDRRLREELDRARRYDQVLTVVLLDVDDFKRVNDTFGHQAGDRVLKQIAYLLRRELRTMDFLARYGGEEFIVVLPETGGTGARLFTDRILRRVQQHNFGEAALPMTVTVSAGLATFPDDRAADDESLMKLADENLYKAKRAGRNRYRD
- a CDS encoding TrmH family RNA methyltransferase; this translates as MQTPDGATMIARFRAARADERWAVLEGLHAIKHAIRFGAAIDLVIAHDTGAVGRLAEQLAPDTATRLTDMMRAVDRATFDQLSPTPPETGVIAIAARPAHSEAALPRSGPIVLLESPAHHGNIGAAIRVAAAAGAAALVTTGTIDPWNPGVLRGSAGLHFALPVWRAETISFPGRTMIALDPDGEALAPSSIPDHAVVAFGSERTGLSRELLARADLRMRIPMEPGVSSLNLATAVAVVLYARKLA
- a CDS encoding dienelactone hydrolase family protein; the protein is MRSIRGSVVTPVVTGIAFIAAIAAGIRFGQHHPYYRVDAVKTHGEWVKYANAKGDSVRAYVAYPERAGKAPAVIVIHEIFGLTDWEPTMGDRFAGNGYIAIVPDLLSSRYGMSPPTTDSGRKLVATLTDSGVIADLDATYKYVNSLPSAQRGNTGVIGFCWGGGNVWKYAASNPKLKAAVVCYGPLNDSTLLRRIKAPVLGVFGERDGRSVTGMVPVEKRILDGRFVADSYDGTGHGFLKPGRTGYGTAEYDRALKNIDAFFAKQLDHK